One window from the genome of Streptococcus parasanguinis encodes:
- a CDS encoding heavy metal translocating P-type ATPase, whose translation MAEKQKAVVENGVQKIRITAEKGYSPKEFQLQKGIPAEITFHRVNPSGCYKEILFEDQGILEPLEVGVDKVISFTPTETGDFEFSCGMKMQKGSYTVVEKRRRVLSLLDRFWITSIFTLPLLILMIGMVAGFVSHPVSHWGTFIATTPIMLVAGVPFIKSAWASFKKHHSNMDTLVALGTLVAYVYSVFALFTGQPVYFEAAGFIIFFILLGQIFEERMRNNASEAVEKLLDLQAKTAQVLRDGNYVEVAAEDIQIDDLIRVRPGEKIAVDGTIVEGSTTIDESMVTGESLPVEKSVGDAVIGSTINSNGTILFKAEKVGSETLLSQIVDFVKMAQSSRAPIQDLTDKISGIFVPVVTILAIATFWVWSVLLGASLQEAMLYAVSVLIIACPCALGLATPTALMVGTGRSAKMGVLIKNGTVLQEVQKIQTVVFDKTGTITIGQPLVTDVVGDEARVLTLAASLETFSEHPLAQAVLSRAEEKGLVLIPVENFQAIEGKGVQGQIDQQLVTLGNGKLHDGTAMDPELEKRMVELQEQAKTVISLSVDGQVIGLIAIQDAPKASSKEAIKKLKERGLKTVMLTGDNERVAQAIAKQVGIDTVIADVLPQEKASAIQKLQESSKVAFVGDGINDAPALSIADVGIAMGSGTDIAIESGGIVLTQNDLLGVVRAFDMSQKTFRRILLNLFWASIYNILGIPIAAGVFVGLGLTLNPELAGLAMALSSVSVLTSSLLLNVAKID comes from the coding sequence ATGGCAGAAAAACAAAAAGCAGTTGTGGAAAACGGAGTGCAAAAGATCCGTATTACAGCAGAAAAGGGCTATAGTCCCAAAGAATTTCAACTTCAAAAAGGGATTCCTGCTGAAATCACCTTCCATCGGGTCAATCCATCCGGCTGTTACAAGGAGATTTTGTTTGAAGATCAGGGAATTTTAGAACCTTTGGAAGTTGGTGTGGATAAGGTCATTTCCTTTACCCCAACAGAAACAGGGGACTTTGAGTTCTCTTGTGGAATGAAGATGCAAAAGGGTTCCTACACGGTTGTGGAAAAACGCCGTCGTGTCTTGAGTTTGCTGGATCGTTTTTGGATCACCAGTATCTTCACCTTGCCGTTATTGATCTTGATGATTGGGATGGTAGCAGGTTTTGTGTCGCATCCAGTTAGTCACTGGGGGACCTTTATCGCGACAACGCCGATTATGCTAGTGGCAGGTGTGCCGTTTATCAAGAGTGCCTGGGCCTCATTTAAGAAGCACCATTCCAATATGGATACCTTGGTAGCTCTTGGAACCCTGGTAGCCTATGTCTATAGTGTATTTGCCCTTTTTACTGGTCAGCCAGTATACTTTGAGGCTGCGGGTTTTATCATCTTCTTTATCCTCTTAGGGCAAATCTTTGAGGAACGGATGCGTAACAATGCCTCCGAGGCTGTGGAAAAGTTGTTGGATTTGCAGGCAAAAACGGCTCAAGTTCTCCGTGATGGGAACTATGTCGAGGTGGCGGCAGAAGATATCCAAATTGATGACTTGATTCGGGTCCGTCCTGGGGAAAAGATCGCGGTTGATGGGACGATTGTAGAAGGAAGTACGACCATTGATGAGTCGATGGTGACAGGTGAAAGCTTGCCTGTGGAAAAATCAGTTGGTGATGCAGTTATCGGCTCCACTATCAACAGCAATGGGACCATTCTCTTTAAGGCTGAAAAAGTCGGTAGTGAGACCCTCTTATCTCAAATTGTGGACTTTGTCAAAATGGCCCAATCCAGTCGTGCTCCTATTCAAGATTTGACGGATAAGATTTCAGGTATCTTTGTTCCAGTGGTGACGATTTTGGCCATTGCGACTTTCTGGGTTTGGTCCGTGCTTCTGGGTGCGTCGCTTCAAGAGGCCATGCTCTACGCAGTCTCTGTCCTCATTATTGCCTGTCCTTGTGCCCTTGGTTTAGCAACCCCAACAGCTCTGATGGTCGGAACCGGCCGTAGTGCCAAGATGGGGGTTCTGATTAAAAATGGAACAGTTCTTCAAGAAGTGCAAAAGATTCAAACCGTTGTGTTTGATAAGACAGGGACTATTACCATTGGCCAACCACTTGTAACCGATGTTGTAGGAGATGAAGCGCGTGTCTTGACACTGGCTGCTAGTCTTGAAACTTTTTCAGAACATCCCCTAGCGCAAGCGGTCTTATCACGAGCAGAAGAAAAAGGTTTGGTGCTAATCCCTGTGGAAAACTTCCAAGCGATCGAAGGAAAAGGGGTCCAAGGTCAGATCGACCAGCAGTTGGTGACCTTGGGAAATGGCAAACTTCATGACGGGACAGCGATGGATCCGGAGCTTGAAAAACGGATGGTAGAGTTGCAAGAGCAGGCCAAAACAGTGATCAGTTTGTCTGTGGATGGGCAAGTGATAGGCTTGATTGCCATTCAAGATGCTCCGAAGGCCAGCTCAAAAGAAGCGATCAAAAAGCTCAAAGAACGGGGCTTGAAAACGGTCATGTTAACAGGGGATAATGAACGGGTGGCCCAAGCTATTGCTAAGCAAGTGGGCATTGATACCGTGATCGCTGATGTGCTCCCTCAAGAAAAAGCCAGCGCCATCCAAAAACTGCAAGAAAGCAGTAAGGTAGCCTTTGTGGGAGATGGGATCAATGATGCTCCAGCTCTTTCGATCGCCGATGTCGGAATTGCTATGGGATCTGGAACGGATATTGCGATCGAGTCCGGTGGCATCGTGCTCACGCAAAATGATTTGCTTGGAGTTGTGCGCGCCTTTGACATGAGTCAAAAGACCTTCCGTCGCATCTTACTCAATCTCTTCTGGGCCTCTATCTACAATATCCTTGGGATTCCAATTGCTGCTGGAGTCTTTGTAGGACTGGGATTGACCCTCAATCCAGAACTAGCAGGTCTTGCTATGGCCCTTAGTTCTGTGTCTGTTTTGACTAGCTCGCTGCTTCTCAATGTCGCGAAAATAGATTAA
- a CDS encoding DUF554 domain-containing protein: protein MIGLGTLYNALGVVFDGLLGLLIGQRLSEDFHETLLKVTGVAVFVLGIAGTLEKMLVVHGSHVKSHGSMMLILSLVIGTVIGELLKIEEGFERLGSWLKEKTGNQSDTSFVDAFMTTALTICIGAMAVVGAVQDGLTGDTSTLLAKAILDMVIVLVLTVSKGKGAIFAVVPLVILQGLITLLAHLIAPIMTSQALSNLSLVGSSLILCVGINLIWGKRIKVANLLPAVLIAIIWAFVG, encoded by the coding sequence ATGATCGGTTTAGGGACCCTCTATAATGCCTTAGGGGTCGTATTTGATGGGCTTTTAGGATTGCTCATCGGTCAACGTTTGTCAGAAGATTTTCATGAGACCCTTCTGAAAGTGACAGGAGTTGCTGTTTTTGTCTTGGGCATTGCAGGGACCTTGGAAAAGATGCTGGTGGTGCATGGAAGTCATGTGAAAAGTCACGGAAGTATGATGTTGATTCTGAGTCTAGTGATCGGGACCGTTATCGGGGAACTCTTGAAGATTGAGGAGGGCTTTGAGCGCCTGGGAAGCTGGCTGAAGGAAAAGACGGGCAACCAAAGCGATACCAGCTTTGTCGATGCCTTTATGACCACGGCCTTGACCATTTGTATCGGGGCTATGGCGGTGGTCGGAGCTGTCCAGGATGGCTTGACAGGCGACACCTCGACCTTGTTGGCCAAGGCTATTCTCGATATGGTTATCGTTCTGGTCTTGACCGTTTCAAAAGGAAAGGGCGCGATCTTTGCAGTGGTACCACTTGTGATCCTTCAAGGTTTGATCACGCTGTTGGCCCATTTGATCGCACCGATCATGACTTCACAAGCCCTTTCGAATCTGTCCCTAGTTGGCTCCAGCCTCATTCTCTGTGTAGGGATCAACCTCATCTGGGGCAAACGAATCAAGGTCGCCAATCTCCTTCCAGCAGTGCTAATTGCCATTATTTGGGCCTTTGTTGGCTAA
- a CDS encoding cupredoxin domain-containing protein produces MFGLLISIVCLLVVAFIAWWFFAEHEKVSDHARQKSGYQEIEVEVMGGYSPETIVLKKNVPARIIFNRKDPSSCLDQVIFPDFGVHEALPLGEKHVIEITPEKAGEYGYSCGMNMMHGHMIVE; encoded by the coding sequence ATGTTTGGATTGTTAATTAGTATTGTTTGTTTACTTGTGGTTGCTTTTATTGCTTGGTGGTTCTTTGCAGAGCATGAAAAGGTAAGCGACCACGCTCGTCAGAAATCAGGTTATCAAGAAATTGAAGTCGAAGTCATGGGGGGCTATTCGCCTGAAACCATTGTCCTGAAAAAGAATGTTCCAGCCCGGATCATCTTTAATCGCAAGGATCCATCTTCATGTCTGGATCAAGTGATCTTTCCAGACTTTGGGGTGCATGAAGCTTTGCCTTTGGGTGAAAAACATGTCATTGAAATTACGCCAGAAAAAGCGGGCGAATATGGTTATTCATGTGGTATGAACATGATGCATGGTCACATGATTGTGGAATAA
- a CDS encoding CopY/TcrY family copper transport repressor, with product MQISNAEWRIMKIIWMEGKQTSTDLIAVLSERFDWSKSTIKTLLTRLVEKGCLTREKSGKAFVYSALLTQDQSLDIVVEDVKGKVCSKRIVQVLENLIQASDFTLADLNQLQQVLEEKKAEAVATVPCNCM from the coding sequence ATGCAAATTTCCAATGCGGAATGGCGTATCATGAAGATTATCTGGATGGAAGGCAAGCAGACCAGTACGGATTTGATTGCAGTCTTGTCCGAGCGCTTTGACTGGTCCAAGTCGACCATCAAGACCCTCTTGACGCGCTTGGTAGAAAAGGGGTGCTTGACTAGAGAAAAATCTGGTAAAGCCTTTGTCTATTCGGCTCTGTTGACGCAGGACCAGAGTTTAGACATAGTTGTTGAGGATGTGAAAGGCAAGGTTTGTTCGAAAAGGATTGTCCAGGTGCTTGAAAACTTGATTCAGGCGAGTGACTTTACGCTAGCAGATCTTAATCAGCTGCAGCAGGTCCTCGAAGAAAAGAAAGCAGAGGCTGTCGCAACAGTCCCTTGCAATTGTATGTAG
- a CDS encoding HAD family hydrolase codes for MIKLIATDMDGTLLDERGEVDLPRLERLLDHLDQKGIRFVIATGNEIHRMRQLLGPLVKRVTLVVANGARIFEDDQMILGKFWDRELVEAVLAYFKGREISDQLVVSAVNGGFVKEGTVFTEVEKFMQPEVIEALYKRMKFVPELTADLFDQVLKMSLVVGLDRLDQVRQEVQQAFGDQLMAVSSGFGSMDLLQAGIHKAWGLAQLMEMWQLDASQVMAFGDSGNDIEMLEMAGHSYAVANAEEAVKAVAKHLAPTHQEGGVYQVIEEYLGLTPWEQVKGKN; via the coding sequence ATGATCAAACTAATTGCTACAGATATGGATGGGACCTTATTAGATGAGCGAGGTGAGGTGGATCTTCCGCGCCTGGAAAGGCTGTTGGACCACTTGGATCAAAAAGGGATTCGCTTTGTCATTGCGACGGGAAATGAAATCCATCGCATGCGCCAACTCTTGGGTCCTTTGGTCAAGCGGGTGACTCTCGTCGTAGCCAATGGAGCACGGATTTTTGAGGATGACCAGATGATTCTTGGGAAATTCTGGGATCGAGAGCTAGTAGAGGCGGTTCTTGCTTATTTTAAGGGGAGGGAAATTTCAGACCAGCTGGTTGTGTCAGCTGTCAATGGTGGCTTTGTCAAGGAAGGAACAGTCTTTACAGAAGTTGAGAAATTCATGCAGCCGGAAGTGATTGAAGCCTTGTACAAGCGGATGAAGTTTGTCCCTGAATTGACAGCAGATCTATTTGATCAGGTGCTTAAAATGAGTCTGGTGGTTGGCTTGGATCGTCTCGATCAAGTGCGCCAAGAAGTCCAACAGGCTTTTGGAGATCAGCTGATGGCGGTTTCGAGCGGTTTTGGCAGCATGGATCTCTTACAAGCAGGCATTCACAAGGCTTGGGGTCTGGCTCAATTAATGGAGATGTGGCAGCTTGATGCCAGTCAGGTCATGGCCTTTGGGGATAGCGGAAACGACATCGAAATGCTTGAAATGGCAGGTCACTCCTATGCTGTGGCCAATGCAGAAGAAGCTGTCAAGGCTGTTGCCAAACATCTAGCACCGACTCATCAGGAAGGTGGTGTCTACCAGGTGATCGAAGAGTATCTAGGATTGACCCCCTGGGAACAAGTGAAAGGAAAGAATTAG
- a CDS encoding CapA family protein yields the protein MLEKWESVKGTIKTMGKELSAAFDWAFDRLFSKIQLTNEQFVYVLLSVVFIVANAILWVQKFQGFPITATERPEVVYKAKTPADQIPHTARIMANGDQLYHDLVYMSAQKEDGTYDFHENYEYVKPWLQKADLALGDFEGTINPNYYLSGYPLFNAPSEVVPAIKDAGYDVMDLGHNHILDSGLEGVYSTAKAFEDAGITPIGVYTHEKRGQAPLVIKEVNGIKIAILAYAYGFNGMETTLTPEEQADVLSDLDEERMKAEIQKAEQEADITIVMPQMGIEYQLEPTEEQKELYHKMVSWGADIVFGGHPHVVEPAEVVNKDGQNKLIIYSMGNFLSNQRLETMGDVETAQWTERGVLMDVTIEKVGRKTKIKTATAHPTWVSRTPKGTYSPEGYELYKYQTYILEDFIQGGKYRDKLDEETKERVDTAYREMKEHVHLDWPQSGKE from the coding sequence ATGTTAGAGAAGTGGGAGAGTGTGAAAGGGACCATCAAAACGATGGGGAAAGAGCTATCGGCGGCCTTTGATTGGGCTTTTGATCGTCTCTTTTCAAAGATTCAGCTGACCAATGAACAGTTTGTCTATGTGCTCTTGTCAGTCGTTTTTATCGTGGCTAATGCCATCTTGTGGGTACAAAAGTTTCAAGGCTTTCCGATCACCGCAACCGAACGGCCAGAGGTTGTGTACAAGGCAAAAACACCGGCTGATCAGATTCCTCATACAGCGCGGATCATGGCCAATGGAGACCAGCTCTATCATGATCTGGTCTATATGAGTGCACAAAAAGAAGATGGGACCTATGATTTTCATGAAAATTATGAGTATGTCAAACCCTGGCTACAAAAGGCGGATCTAGCCTTGGGCGATTTTGAGGGAACCATTAACCCGAATTACTATTTGTCAGGTTATCCTCTTTTTAATGCACCGAGCGAAGTCGTACCAGCCATTAAGGATGCTGGTTATGATGTCATGGATTTGGGACACAACCATATCCTGGATTCAGGTCTAGAAGGGGTCTATTCGACAGCCAAGGCCTTTGAAGATGCCGGCATCACACCTATCGGTGTCTATACGCATGAAAAGAGAGGCCAGGCCCCCTTGGTGATCAAGGAAGTGAATGGCATCAAGATTGCTATTCTAGCCTACGCTTATGGGTTTAATGGAATGGAAACGACCCTTACTCCAGAAGAGCAAGCAGATGTCTTGTCTGATCTGGATGAAGAACGGATGAAGGCGGAGATCCAAAAGGCGGAGCAAGAGGCCGATATCACCATTGTCATGCCCCAGATGGGAATCGAGTACCAGCTGGAGCCGACAGAAGAGCAAAAAGAGCTCTATCATAAGATGGTTTCTTGGGGAGCTGATATCGTCTTTGGTGGGCATCCCCATGTTGTGGAGCCTGCTGAAGTGGTCAATAAAGATGGTCAAAACAAGCTCATTATCTACTCGATGGGGAATTTCCTGTCCAATCAGCGTCTGGAAACTATGGGAGATGTGGAGACTGCCCAATGGACAGAGCGAGGAGTCTTGATGGATGTGACCATCGAAAAGGTCGGCCGCAAGACAAAGATCAAGACAGCTACTGCTCATCCAACCTGGGTCAGTCGGACTCCGAAGGGCACCTATTCTCCTGAAGGTTATGAGTTGTACAAGTACCAGACCTATATTTTGGAAGATTTTATCCAGGGTGGCAAATACCGCGACAAGCTGGATGAAGAGACCAAGGAGAGAGTGGACACGGCCTACCGAGAAATGAAGGAACATGTTCACTTGGACTGGCCTCAGAGTGGAAAGGAATAG
- a CDS encoding SGNH/GDSL hydrolase family protein, which translates to MAVQLLEDWLLKEQEKIITTYRELNQAPLKEPGLIFIGDSIVEYFPIHELLQSPKHMVNRGVRGYKTDLLREHLDAHVFGTAVDQIFLLIGTNDIGKEIPQKETLDNVEAVLQAIMRDFPLTHINLISVLPVSRDERYKQKVYVRTNEKIQALNQAYRELAQAYHQVSYIDVYSSLLDEKGQLAEAYTTDGLHLSVAGYRVLAQALQETL; encoded by the coding sequence ATGGCGGTACAACTGTTAGAAGACTGGCTCTTAAAGGAGCAGGAGAAAATCATAACAACCTATCGGGAACTTAATCAAGCCCCTCTGAAGGAGCCTGGTTTGATCTTTATCGGAGACTCCATCGTGGAGTATTTCCCCATTCATGAACTATTACAAAGTCCCAAACACATGGTCAATCGAGGAGTGCGAGGCTATAAGACGGATCTCCTTCGTGAGCATCTAGACGCCCATGTCTTTGGAACGGCGGTGGATCAGATCTTTCTCTTGATCGGGACCAATGATATCGGAAAAGAAATTCCTCAAAAGGAAACCTTAGACAATGTAGAAGCGGTCTTACAAGCAATTATGCGGGACTTTCCGCTGACCCACATCAACCTGATCTCGGTTCTACCGGTGAGTCGAGATGAGCGCTACAAACAAAAGGTCTATGTGCGGACCAATGAAAAAATTCAGGCCCTCAACCAGGCCTATCGCGAATTGGCCCAGGCCTACCACCAGGTCAGCTATATTGATGTGTATTCGTCTTTATTGGATGAAAAGGGGCAGTTGGCAGAAGCCTATACGACAGATGGCCTCCATTTAAGTGTGGCTGGTTACCGAGTTCTAGCCCAAGCTCTGCAGGAGACGTTATAG
- a CDS encoding MutS-related protein — translation MEGNVNWIPLGILGLIVVIWATKFLTAIRLKQKLKKAWDGAPFFRKKDTEESLIDSLAYPAKGRTIDSQVDDQTWHDLALDAVFDQLNYTQSSLGAEALYQKMRLLEFQPQDQLHDLEAFFEEHPDLRLKVQVIFNQLGKKNHNMARSIVANPGKHYAGLPLYLALACLPIVCLFAIPFEPVGAITLLVISVVFNIVFSSLRNWSNKIRLDNVSYLVRIFASAERLSHLALPQQEELKQAVKPFKKTRILASVLQSPTGTSEMEIILLYLNVLFLLPQIAQVYIYNQVKAHQKEAQKLLDLLGEMEVAISLLRHKRDLEVVCEPVFMETGGIEGETLYHPLLSNPIANDVHFQKNMVISGDNASGKSTYLKTVAINAILAQGLGFAYGERLSLPYGHVLTAMDVSDDIEVGDSYFITESKAILRMIQHLKKPGFHYFFIDELFKGTNTIERIGSGLGIVRWLAAQNCLYMISSHDIELVAASGEVNDNYHFDSRYVDGKIVFDYQIKPGSAVTKNAVNTLESLHYPEEITQTAKDLIDQYEETGHWSLKEIEKE, via the coding sequence ATGGAAGGAAATGTGAACTGGATCCCGCTTGGGATCCTAGGATTGATCGTGGTGATTTGGGCAACCAAATTTCTTACAGCCATCCGCCTCAAGCAAAAGCTGAAGAAGGCTTGGGATGGGGCGCCTTTCTTTCGCAAGAAAGACACAGAAGAAAGTTTGATAGATAGTCTGGCTTATCCAGCTAAGGGAAGGACGATCGATAGCCAAGTGGATGATCAGACCTGGCATGATTTGGCTTTGGATGCGGTCTTTGATCAGCTCAACTATACCCAATCGAGCCTTGGAGCAGAGGCTCTCTATCAAAAAATGCGCCTGCTGGAATTCCAGCCTCAGGACCAGCTTCATGACTTAGAAGCCTTCTTTGAAGAGCATCCTGATTTGCGCCTCAAGGTCCAGGTCATTTTCAACCAACTGGGCAAGAAGAACCACAACATGGCGCGGAGCATTGTCGCAAATCCCGGCAAGCATTATGCAGGTTTACCCCTCTATCTAGCCTTGGCCTGTCTTCCTATTGTCTGTCTCTTTGCCATCCCCTTTGAGCCAGTCGGTGCCATTACCCTCTTGGTGATCAGTGTGGTCTTTAATATTGTCTTTTCGAGTTTGCGCAATTGGTCCAATAAAATCCGTCTGGACAATGTTAGCTATTTGGTCCGCATCTTTGCTTCGGCAGAACGCTTGAGCCATCTAGCCTTGCCACAACAAGAAGAATTGAAGCAAGCGGTCAAACCCTTTAAGAAAACGCGGATCCTTGCCAGTGTCTTGCAGAGTCCAACGGGGACTTCGGAAATGGAAATTATTCTCCTCTACCTCAACGTCCTCTTTTTACTCCCGCAGATCGCTCAGGTTTATATTTACAATCAGGTGAAGGCTCATCAAAAAGAGGCCCAGAAGCTTCTGGATCTCCTTGGAGAGATGGAAGTCGCCATTAGTCTCTTGCGCCATAAGCGGGATCTAGAAGTGGTCTGTGAGCCGGTCTTTATGGAGACAGGTGGCATTGAGGGCGAGACGCTCTATCATCCTTTGCTGTCTAATCCGATTGCGAATGATGTGCATTTTCAAAAAAATATGGTCATCAGTGGGGACAATGCATCTGGGAAATCGACCTACCTGAAAACTGTCGCCATCAATGCCATTCTGGCTCAAGGATTAGGCTTTGCCTATGGAGAAAGATTATCCCTTCCTTATGGTCATGTCCTAACGGCTATGGATGTGAGCGATGATATTGAAGTTGGAGATAGCTACTTTATCACTGAGAGTAAAGCTATTTTACGTATGATTCAGCATCTGAAAAAACCTGGTTTTCACTACTTCTTTATTGACGAGCTCTTTAAGGGGACCAATACCATCGAGCGGATCGGATCAGGCCTTGGAATTGTCCGCTGGTTGGCTGCCCAAAACTGCCTCTACATGATCTCCAGTCATGATATTGAGCTGGTCGCAGCCTCTGGTGAGGTCAATGATAATTACCATTTTGATAGTCGCTATGTGGATGGCAAGATCGTCTTTGACTACCAGATCAAGCCAGGGTCAGCCGTGACTAAGAATGCGGTCAATACCCTAGAAAGCTTACATTATCCAGAGGAGATTACGCAAACAGCCAAGGACTTGATTGACCAGTATGAAGAGACGGGGCATTGGTCTTTGAAAGAAATTGAAAAAGAATGA
- a CDS encoding cingulin: MKQDINEKERDRLFHQIVQLEHEEDELRNLKKRREQSLENFIEQFRNISINAEQRLSVNLQNQRFIQETRELELKVEQYVNNQLDGFDYEASKLLKDIDIKKEKLIHERNSLPWE; this comes from the coding sequence GTGAAACAAGACATTAATGAAAAAGAGAGAGATAGACTATTTCACCAAATAGTTCAACTTGAACACGAAGAAGATGAACTTCGCAATTTGAAAAAACGTCGTGAACAATCTTTGGAGAATTTTATAGAGCAATTTAGAAATATTTCTATTAATGCAGAACAAAGATTATCAGTAAATCTACAAAATCAAAGATTCATCCAAGAAACGAGAGAGCTAGAATTGAAAGTTGAACAATATGTGAATAATCAACTTGACGGCTTTGATTATGAAGCAAGTAAATTGTTAAAAGATATAGACATAAAAAAAGAAAAGTTAATACATGAAAGGAATAGCCTACCATGGGAATAA
- a CDS encoding TipC family immunity protein, with the protein MKKRLLLISIFIALCLSFGGFQYYKHQRIHNIFDEIYYEKSDYQNIEFLWRKSVFNNLNDIHITDNDSKDVYKHSVEYTASSLPRNIGKLGYQFYFSNYRAPEVFIFMRIKLPETKNTINVSYTYSVTNKKIERYMWYQDENSVRYYQQSQVEAFLAEHGKTIEGIRKEEDDVLRNKVLKDWTSIYSSRFSPKNWGDVTVKDIWRDDLSKN; encoded by the coding sequence ATGAAAAAAAGACTACTACTTATTTCAATTTTTATAGCCTTGTGTTTATCTTTTGGTGGTTTTCAGTACTATAAGCATCAGCGAATACATAATATTTTTGATGAAATATATTATGAGAAGAGTGATTACCAGAATATTGAATTTTTATGGCGTAAAAGTGTGTTTAATAATTTAAATGATATCCATATTACGGATAATGATTCAAAGGATGTTTATAAACATAGTGTTGAATACACAGCATCATCCTTGCCTAGAAACATTGGGAAATTAGGTTATCAATTTTATTTTTCGAATTATAGAGCACCTGAAGTTTTTATTTTTATGAGAATAAAACTCCCTGAGACAAAAAATACAATAAATGTAAGTTATACATATAGTGTAACAAATAAAAAAATAGAACGCTATATGTGGTATCAGGATGAGAATAGCGTGAGATATTATCAACAGTCTCAAGTGGAAGCCTTTCTGGCAGAGCATGGAAAGACTATTGAAGGCATTCGCAAGGAAGAAGATGATGTCCTCCGCAATAAAGTCCTGAAAGATTGGACCTCCATCTACTCTAGTCGCTTCAGCCCAAAGAATTGGGGGGATGTGACCGTCAAGGATATTTGGAGAGATGATTTATCTAAAAACTAG